TCCCGCTCTTCGTCCGTCAGTGGTAACCCCTCTTGAGCCTTTACACGCCCTATTTCCCGCGCTACCTTCAGGCGGTCTATGACCGCGTCCAGTAAACGTTCGTCGATGCGGTCTATTTCACGTCTGAGCTCCTCGAGCACGTTCAGGCCCCACGGTCCTCGTTTCCAGTACCTCACCTCTATCAGACCAAACTTCGGATACCTCCCTAACGTCCGATTTCGTCTCGCAGAGGGCGACGAACGCTGGACCGGTCCCCGAGAGCCCTGCCGCCGCAGCGCCTGCTTCTAAAGCTTCGACCACGGGTTCGAATTCGTGGCCCAGAGCGGAGCAGTACACTGCCGAGTTGATCATCATTGCTCCCCGATAATCCCCCGTCATCGCCCTCCGGAAAGCGGTCTCGGCTGCAGGAGCTAGCAACTCGAGACGGTTCACATCCACATCCGAGGTTTCGACCTTACCACCCGGGAGCAGGATTACCGCGTAGGGATACGGAAGCTCGCGGATATCCAGAATTCGGCGTTGATCGTTCAGCGTCAGCACTAAGCCACCTAAGTACGATGCACAGGCATCGTCGTAGGCCCCCGTTACCGTCACATCTGCCCTGATGCTTGCCTCGGCGCCGAGTCGGACGACCTCGAGGGGTTCCGGCTCACGTCCTAGCTCTTTAAGCAGGGCTTCAACCACGGCGTTGGACACAGCACTGCTGCTGGCCAGTCCCATCGCAACTGGGATTTCGGAGTCGACTTCGATCTCGAAATTCAGTTCCTGACCGACGTGTTCGCCGACGACCTTCACGCACTGTTCAACGAGTGATGTGTCCTCCACGTCCGTGTGAATCTCAGTGGAATCGGAAAGTTCTGCTTTGACTGAAACCGTTAGATCTATCGCGTAAGCACAACCTTTTTTGGCGGAGATAGCGTTGACGATGGTGCCGGCGGCGTATGCCGTTCCTTCTCCCAAACGTTCTCACCCCGGAAAGCTCTGATCAGAGCCCGAGTGCGGGCCCGCCCCGGTTCGGCAGGCGGCGGTGAGGTGGGAGGTCACCCATCGATGAACCGCCGTTCAACGGCCGGGGTACACGGGCGATGAGCCCCGTGGCCCGACCGGGCGGAGGCGGGCTCGGTTCCCGGCGATGACGCCACGGTCCCGTCGGGCGGGGCACAGTCACTCCATATTCTCCATCACAAACCGACACTCTTCATCATCGACGTCGATACTCACGATCCTCATCTTAACTCCGAAAGTCTCCTCGGCCGCCTTTAGCACTAGGGAGGTGAATGGACACACCACCGGGACCTTGTCACGGTTCAAGAGTTCCCGCTTCACATCCGAGAACGGACACTCGGCGATTATTAGCTCAATAGTATCCTCTCCTTCTTTCACTAGAACATCACCGACATCACCAAGTGATTCAATGGTTTTCTTCACGTCATGTGCTAATGAATTAGCCGTATCCCCAGTTATCTCTAGTAGTTCTTCATCTTTTATGTATTCCATCATTGCTCTACCTGCAACTCTATTTAGTGCCAACGCCATTTCACCGTGAGTCTCGAATAAGGCTTCTTGAAGCCCTACGATAAACGCTTTATGCACTCGTTCTCTCGACAACTACCTACCCCCTCAGCACGTTTCGAATTACTCTTCCGAGCTCTCCGCCGATGCGTGGAATCCTTCCGCTCTGAATGTCTTCGATTACGTCCTTCATCATGCGATAGTGGTTCAGGAGCTCGATTACGTCGCGCTCTGACGTGCCCGAACCGATGGCGATGCGTCGGATCCGTGACTTGTTGAGAATTTCGGGGTTTTCCAGCTCCTTCTCCGTCATCGAATCCATGATAACCTTGTACTTCTTCAAGCGCTCCTCGGTGATCTGTGAGACCTTCCTAACGTTCCTTCCGCCTCCCATGCCGGGTACGTACTGCAGGAGCTTGTCGACAGGCCCCATCTTATTCAGTGTCTCTAGCTGCTCGTAGAGATCCTTGAGCGTGAACTTTCCTTCCAGGACGTCCTCTGCCTTTTCCTCTTCTTCCAGCATCTCTTCGGTCCGACGCAGGAGCTCGTCGATGTCCCCGATGCCCAGGAGCCTCGCGACGAAGCTCTTCGGGTTGAATTCTTCCAGGTCATCCACGCGCTCTCCGGTGCCGACGAACTTGATCGGAGCTCCGGTCCGCGCCACCGCGGAGAGGGCTCCACCACCTTTCGCCGAGGTATCCAATTTGGTGATGACCACGCCAGTGAGCTGAACCGCATCGTGGAACGCCTCCGCGTGATCTCCCGCCTTCTGTCCTATCGTGGCGTCCAGCACCAAGAGTACTTCGTGCGGTTCGATACGTTCCGCCATCTCCCGAAGCTCGTCGATGAGGTCCTCGCTCAGGCGGTCTCTACCCGCCGTGTCCACGATCACGACGTCACATTCGTCCTTGAGAGCTTCCACACCTTTGACGGCCATCTCGACGGCGTCGTCCACGTTCTCCACGTGGGCCGGGACGTCTACCTCTTCGGCAAGTTGACGCAGTTGTTCACCTGCCGCGGGGCGGTACGGATCCGCACCGACGAGTCCGACACGGTATCCCTTCCGCTGGAGATATCTGGCCAGTTTCGCGGCAGTAGTAGTCTTACCCATACCGTACAGTCCGACAAGCATGATGATGTTCACGTCGCGGGAGAGGTCGATGTCGAGACCCTCCGTCTTCTCACCTCCGAGAAGCTCCACGAGCTCCTCGTACACTATCCTCAGTAGGTAGTCACGTTTCGGTACTCCCGTGGGTGGTTCCTCCTCAAGGGCTCGCTTCTCGATACGTTTACTTAGTTCTAATACTAACCTTACGTCGACATCCGCCTCCAGAAGCGCGCGTTGAACGTCGCGTACCACCTCCTTGACGAAGTCCTCATCGATTATCGAGGCACCTTTGATCTTCTTGGCGATCTCAGCGAGCTTATCGGCGAATCCTATCACGATTCTTCACCCCCAATTACGCGCTCGACGAACCATTCCGATGAGAACGCCTTTAAGTCGTCGTAATCCTGGCCGACACCCAGGTACAGTATGGGGGCTCCCGTAACTTTTGATATGGAAAGTACGGCACCACCCTTAGCGTCCGCGTCAACTTTAGTCAGTATCGCACAATCGATTCCAACGTATTCATGGAATGTCTTGGCCTGCTCGATAGCATCGTTTCCGGCCAGCGCGTCACCTACGAACACGACGAGATCCGGCTCCAGAACGCGCTTCATCTTTTTCAATTCTTCCATTAAGTTAACGTCGGTGTACGCCCGCCCGGCGGTGTCGACGAGGACGACGTCCTTCCCCTTCGCTTCCGCGTGCTGCACGGCGTTGAAGGCTACCGCCGTCGGATCGTCTCCACGCTCACCCTTGATCAGAGTGACACCGAGCCTTTCCGCGTGCTCCTCCAATTGTTCAATAGCGGCCGCCCGGAACGTGTCGGCCGCGGCGATTACGACCGAGTAACCGCGGTCCTTGAGCAGTTTCGCGACCTTGGCGATGGTGGTAGTCTTACCGCTCCCGTTCACGCCGACGAACATGATGATGGCCGGTCGACCATCTCGCCGAGCCTTTTCAACGGTCTCTATAAGATCAACCTCTCTCTCCGGCTCGAGTACCGATAGGAGCGCTTCGCGTAATCCTTCCTCTACGGTCTTAGGAATTTCCGATTTGCCCTTAACCCGACGGCCGACCAGCTCCTTCTTGAGCTCCTCTCGGATGCTCTCGGCGACTTCGACCGCGACGTCGTTTCTTATGAGTTCCAGCTCAAGCTCGTCAAGGATATCCTCGATGTCGGCCTCCGTGATCGTAACCTCACGCTTGACTACCCTTTTCATGCGTTCCTTCAGCGTGGGCTTCTTGAGGTCCTCCGACATCGTTTCGACTTCCTTAACTTTTGCTTCCTTAGCCTCCCCTGCACGCTCCTCCACGCGCTTCGACACCTTCTCCTTTACCCTGCTCAAAACACTCTTCATCTTACCGAACAAGCCCTGGGGCACCCCCGAAAAACGTCGGGTTTCGGGAAGGATCATTCTCCACTAGACTGTTGGACGGTCCGCTGGGCACCTTCGAGTTGCTGCGCAAGTTCTTGTGCCTTCCTCTGCTTCTCCTGCAGCTCCTGAGCCAGCTCCTGGAGCTTCTGCTGTGCTTCTGCACGGGCTTTCTCTAGCTCCTGCCGCTGGCCGTCGATGCTCTCGAGTGCCTCATCGATCGTCCTCTCCACGGCAACGCCAGCTCCGATACCCACGATCACGCGCTCTGTGTCGGTGACACACGCTCTAACGAACGATTGAGCGCCCACCGGTACGAGGACTTCCTCGTCGCCCTCCAGCTCCTTGACGCCCTTCAAGGTCTCTTCGACACGGTTCAGCTCGCTGATCGAGGACTCTATGAGGTCTATCTGCGCGTTGATCGCCTCCATTTGCCCTTGAAGTCTGTTGATCTCGACTATCAGTCGCTGTAGTTCCTGTTGGATCTCCTGTTCGTTCTTCTTCTCCGTCATTACTCTTCCACACCCAGGAGCCGCCTTAGTATCGGGTCCTCTACTTTAGATATGTCTATCTCTCGGATCTCTTCGATCTGAATCTCCGTGCGGCTGACGCCGTGCTCGCTACCGAGATCTGAGTACACCTTCTCCAGCGCTTCCTCTTCGGACGTGGCCGGAACCTGACGCGTGAACGGTTGTCGAGGCTCGTCACCCATGCGGAACGTACCGCGGACCTCGAACACCTTCACCTCGGACATCGGGAATACCCCCCACGATTCAAATGAGGTATAATGCATCCTCCAGACGGGCGAGTTCGGGACCCGTCGTATCCTCACCGACGACAGCACCTTTAGAGTTCACCACGACACCCACACCGACGTAGGGAGATCCGCGGTTCACCGTGCCGACTTCCACGTCCACCCCTAGCACCTCCGAGACACGCTCCATTTCCTCCTCCGTCGCCCCCGGGTGTACCACAGCCCCCTTAGAGTTCGCTACACCTGCCGACCCTACAGTCTTCACACCACCGAGCTCACCACGCACCACCTTCCCGCCGAGGACTGATTCGATCACCTCCAATGCGTGATCGTCGAGATCCGGATGAACCAGCGCTCCATAATCGTTAGTGAGAACGAGATTGCCGACAGCGTTCATTTTGGAGGGGAGCACGTCGACTTCCACACCCAGCTCACGGACGGCCCGTATCTCGTACTCTCGAGCGTGTCTAGGGAACAGGGCGCCGTTGGAGTTCACGGCCAGTAGAGCGCCTACGAGGTTGCTGCCAGCCACGGTGGTCCGAACGACTTCAACGTCCAGTGCCTCTTTCATTCTTTCGACGATGTCATCCGGGACTTTGGGAGCGATGACGGCGTATTCCTCTGAGGCAGCTATCCACGCCCCGACGTTGGGGTCCCCGTGGACCGAAGCTTTGACTACGGTCATGCTTACTCCGCCAGCATGACTTTGACGGTGCCGTCCGCGTACTTCACGGCGCGGACTCTGATTTTAGATGGTGGTTTCTTGATACCCCGCTCCCAGATCTTCTCGTTCACGTCGTTGCCGATCTTGACCTCCTCCGCCTTCATGTGTCGTTCGATGAACTGTCTGAGCGCCTTGACGGCCCTCGGTGCGCGCTTCTTAAGCGGTGCCTTCTTCGCATCGCGAAGCGGCACGGTGTAAACACGCTCGTCGACGACTTCAGCCACGTTCCAATACCCCCATTACGGCTTCAGCTTGCTACGTCTCCAGTGCCTCCGCTTCGGATTGTCGATGACGCGACCGCCTGTTTTAGCCACAACCCACGGTGGGACACGACGGTTCTGCTTGATCGCTTTGGCCATACGAAGCTTCTTACCCAATGGTTTCACACGGGCCAATCGACTACCCCCTCACTTCCGTTTGAACCTTATCCGATACTCCTTTCGTGTAGCGTCCGAGACTTGTTTTAGGATTCTCTTAAGTTGATCCTCGTCGATCTTCTCCCTCAGCTGACCCGTTTGAGCCATCTGTAGTAGGTAATTTTCAACCGCCTGAGCCAGCTGTGGCCTGGCGAGCCGGACTCTAGCCAGACGTTCCCGAGCTTCTGGAGTTAAGATCCTACGGAGCATCGCCCGGCGCTGGGCTTCCTCCAGTGTTTTCTTCTCCCTTTCTTCCTCGACCTTCTTCTCCTGCGACTCCTCCAGCTTGCGTTGGAGTTCCATGATCTTCTTACGCCGGATGCGCTCGAGCTCGGGGTCGGTCATAGTGGCGACCTCCTACCCCCGATCGGTGGTTAGATGGGAGACGTGAATTTATCCGTGTACCCCTTCTCCCTAGCTATCTCATGGGCGGTTGAGTCGACGAGGGATCTGCCTTCAGGTGTAACCACTCGGCCTTCTTCGGTCTTCTCTATCAGTCCGGCCTCCTCCAACTGCTGAAGGATCTTGCGGATGATCGCGCCACTTCCCTTCCGGAACCGCTCGGGCCGAGCTCCCCGGTCCTGACGACCTCCGTAGTACGTGCGCAGTCGGGAGATTCCCACCGGACCGTCCATGTACACTCGACGCAGGATCGACGCCGCCCGCATGTACCACCAGTCCTGATCCTCCGGCGGACGCTCCTTATGGCGGCCTGTCTTAACGTACTTCGCCCACTCTGGCGGTTTTATCTCCTCGAAGTCCTTGAGCTTCTCCGCCAGACGCTCCACGAGCTCCGATCCGGGCACCACGTATGCATCGTACACGGACCTAACCCCCATCTGCCGGCCGCAAAGGGCGCGTTAATGGGTTTAACGGGAGAGCCCGTGGAACCTTCGCCATCCTTCCCTCGGTCGGAAGAGTACCGCTGTACGTCCGCGTACGTCGATTAGCTCCGCGTTGACCTTCCTAGCGAGTTCCTCGGCCAGCTCCTTCCGGTCGTACCGACGTAGGATGTTTCGCTCGAACCTGACCTTGATGAGTCCGCGCTCCTCCAGCTGTCGATCGACTTCCTGGATAACCCCGGAAGTCAGCCCTTTCTTCCCTATTTTCACTACGGGATCCAGCAGGATCGCGCGTGCTCGGAGCGCCCTACGCTCCTTACCACTCAGGCGTTTAACCTGCGTCACGATCCCTCACCCCTCCATACGCCTACGTCTCCGCTCCTTTACCTCCCGTAAATACGGATACCGATATATATAGCCACACTCAAGGCAGGTGACCGACACGTGGGGCATGCGGTTCTGTCTCAAGCGTACCCGGGCCGTGACCCCGGGGATGAGTGGGGTATTACAGCGCTTACAGAAGCTACGCTTGAGGTGCTTCGGGAGCTTAACCCGAGCTTTCATAGCTATCCTCCTGGCGAGCTCCACGTACCTCCGCGCCCTATCCGGGTCCTCGTAGTACACCGTCCGAGCCAGCCTCAACAGCCGCTCAGTGCGCTCCAAGGCTATCCTGCGCAACAGTAACACCCCCCCGGACTAAGGGGACTCGACATTGCATACTTGGCTCCTGATCTGGCTCCTGCTACCGATGATACCCGCGCAGGCCAATCCGACAAGCCGCTACCTGGAAGTCCATCCGGATACCGTCCCGGTGACATTCGAGGGGAATCCGCTGGTTCCTGCTTACGTGGAACTAACGGACGAGGGGAAGGAGGCCGCATTCTCCATACTCGAGCGTCTAGGAATCCCGTCGAAGGATGCTGCGGTGGGGTACCTGACCGATGTTTTCGTCGGGGAATCGTGCCGTGGAGACTCCCGGTGCCTCGTAGTTTACAGCCCTCAAGATGGTACCGTCGAGGTGCGACCGTGGAAGGAAGATCGGCTCTCCCTAAGGCTACCACCGCTCCGATTGGACGACCACCTTACGGAACTGCTCCTGTGTCTACCGGTACGGAAGCAAGTTGTCCTCCAGCCAGCCGTTCTCGAGCTCGGTCGGAACGTCGACGAAATGATACAACGGCGCGTCGAAGCCGTCCACTTGCATAAATTCGGCGAGCCGACGGCCGTGACCGCGGTTTACGTACCGACCGAGATGGTTGCCCTCCGGGCGTTCGAATCGTTACTTCCCGAACCACGGAACGTTGCCCGGGCCATGCTCGAGCGTCTCTCCTCCGAGGTCCGCGATGCGATTAACGAGTACCTCGTGCGAGACCGGCTGGAAAAGTTGGTAAAATCGAGGCTAGGGAGTGACGTCTACGGTCGGGTCAGAGAGTACTTCTCTTCGATGATACATCTGATGATCAGTAGAATCGAGGAGGTATACTACGATAAGGTCTTCCCGACACTGATCGAATGGTGTGCCGCCATCGTGCGGTACGTCGAAACTTCACTCATCACCACGTTCGCACTCCTGTACCCTGACAACCCGAGCGCGGACGTCCTAGAGCGTCGGGTGGTCGTGTACAACTCTCCCTGCTTCCGGATGCTCCGAAACTGGGTGCTTGAACCTTCATACACGGCCTGGAAGAGCGTTCTGTACAGCCTAGCCGTCACCGTGGCCGATTTGATCTTCGAGGCAGTGCGACCGGCCCTGTCGGCTTTGGGGTTGGAACCAGAATCGAGCCGAACAACGCTCGAGGAAATCACGAAGTCCGCCGTGAAGAACCTCATTGAAGCCCTCGATCCCTGTCTGAGGACGGTGTTAGAGCTACTTCTACTGGACACATTAACGGGGCTGACGGGAGCTTGCTGGGGTTCTTAGAAAGGCGTGTCCTCATCGTCGGGTGCGGGAACAAGTTGTTCGGAGATGACGGGTTCGGGCCCGCGGTGATCGAGGAAATGGAGCGCCGTGAGTGGGAGCACCCGGACGTGGAGATCTTGGACGCAGGAGCGGGGGCTCCGCAGAACGTGTTCTCGCTGATCGACGAGGATTCGAAGGTCGAGTATATGATAGTGATCGACGCAGTGGACGTAGGAGCGGAGCCGGGAACACTCCTGGAGTTCGGTCCAGAAGATCTCGACCCCGACCATCGCGTAATACCAGTGGACGCTCACGGATGGAGCATAGAATCCGCACTGCTGGACCTCAACGAGAAAGTCGGTCTCGACTTCCGGATATTGGGATGCCAGGTGAAAGAGCTACCGATCCCTGAGGTCCAACCTGGTCTCTCCGATCCAGTCCGTAAGGCGGTACCGAAAGCCGCCGATCGCGCGATCGAGCTCGCTGAGCGTTATTTGAGTGGAGAGACCCGATAGACCAGACCGCGGTACCTGACGCTGAGTGACCTAGCTCCCGAAGGACACGCCCGAACGCACTCTCCGCACCCCAGGCACTCACCATCCGGCGATGGACAGATTTCGGAGCATCGGCTGCACGCTAGGCACTTCTCATCGTCGACATCTGGTTCCGCCTCGGTCCGAGGACCCATCACCCACTTCAACGCCTCAGCAGCGACGTCCACGCCCAACGCTTCACGGAGCTGGGGCCAGAGTCCGAAGGGCGGGATCTCTTCGATTATCCGACGTATCTTGTCACGCGCCTCTTCCGACGGGTAATCACCGCTGAGGTAATGTGAGGCTGTGGATGGGTCAACGCCGAGCCGTGCCGCCACTTCGACGAGAGGCAGCTCGGACGCCATCCGCTCGGCGGCCAGGGCGCGGATCACGGCCTCTAAGTTGAGTTTACCGCGCCGTAAGGCCGACCACCCCTGAATCACGGTTTAATGCGTCCTAGGAGTTCTAGCGATCGTGCGAGCCGTACGACCCGTACAATCCCAGGTGATCCAACTCGACGTGCTCCCTTTTCCAGCAACTCCCATTCTAAGTCGCTCACACCGCCTAACACCACAAGCAGTATCGAGTACGTAAGTGCTCCCACAGCGGATCCGAGTAACAGCTTCAGCAGAGACCCGTGGGTTAAGAGCATGGACCACTCGGTCGTGAACCACGCTGCGACGCCTGCAATCACGGGAACTAGCACCCATCTCAGCTTGAGGTGTGTCTTGGCATGTACCATTACAGCGCGGACTATCAGGATCATTGCGAGCCAATCGGAGATAGCCGTGGCGACGGAAGCCCCGAAGATACCCCACTTCGGTACCATGATAGCGTTCAGGACTACGTTCGCGACCAGCGAAAACGAGAGGACGACCAGCGGCAGGCGCTCGCGCCCTATCCCCTGGAGCAGGCTCGCACAGCTGCGAAAGACCACTATGAAGGCCATGGCGGTTGGCAGCACGTAAAGCGCCTGAGCACCGGGCCGAAAGGCGGGACCGAAGAAGAGTGTGATAAGGGGCTCCGCCAACACACCCGTCAGGACCGCCACCGGGATCAACAACGTCCACATCGTCTTGATCGCTATATGGGCGTACTGTCGTAGTGTCCGCTCATCCTTTAGGGCTTCGGCCTCGGAAGCCGCCGGAAGCAGCGCGGTCGCCACCGCCGCGCACAACGTGGTCGGGAGGCGGGCGATGGGACCGGCCGCGTCGTAGTATCCGACCCAAATTGTCCCTAAAAAATACCCTATCACCAGGAGGTCGACGTTCGACTGGATCATGTCCGCGATACCGGTTAGTGCGACCGGAAGACCGAAAGTCAGGGCGCTCTTGGCAACACGGTTCGGAGGGAGCGGTTCATCCTCTCTGGGTATCTTCGGGAGGTACTCGCTCCTAAGCTTGGCCGCCCCATAGAGTCCCGATGTGGCGTACGCCAGCGTCGCCGAGGCGAAGACGGCACCGGTCGGTCCGTACCCAGCCAGGATGAGCGCGGGTGCTCCACCCACCCGGGTCCCCTGCTCGACGAACTGCGTGAGGACGTACCGCCGCATGTCTTGGAATCCTTGGAAAACACCACGAACACACGAGGCGAAAGCTGCGAAGGGCAGTCCAATAGCCGTGATCAGGAGCGGCGTGTAGAGGCGTGGATTGTGGAAGTACCACGAGGTCAAGTAAGGAGCGGCCAACGCAAGTATCAACGCGGCGAGGGTGGACAGGGCGACCAGAACTAACGTCGGGACCACGATGAACTGGCGGACCTTCGTCCCCTCACCGAGTGCGTGGTACTTGGCTACGTACCTCGCGACGGCGGGCGGCACCCCGAAGGTTGCCAAGAACATCACGATCGTCTGTATTACCATGGTAGACGACACTATTCCGTACCCATCGGGCCCCAGCAGGCGGCCCACAAGGAGTCGGTACACGTATCCTCCCAATCTAAGGAACAACGAACCGACGAGGACCGTGAGACTGCCTTTAACGAGCTTGAGTAGGGGCAATGAGAGACCCCGTCACTCTTCGTACACCGGCGTACCTTCCTTCTTCGTGAGCTCCCGGAACGTCTCCATAATACGCCTCGTGATGGGTCCTGGGCATTCCTCGCCGATCTTCCGCCCGTCGACCTTTCTAACGGGCGCCACTTCCGCTGCCGTGCCCGTTAGGAACACCTCGTCCGCCGCGTACAGTTCCCCCAATGTTATCCTCTTCTCCTTCACTGGTATATCGAGCCTCTCGCAGATCTCCATCACGGTCGCCCTTGTAATCCCACGGAGAATGGTATCCTCCGGTGGAGT
Above is a window of Methanopyrus sp. SNP6 DNA encoding:
- a CDS encoding 4Fe-4S binding protein produces the protein MIQGWSALRRGKLNLEAVIRALAAERMASELPLVEVAARLGVDPSTASHYLSGDYPSEEARDKIRRIIEEIPPFGLWPQLREALGVDVAAEALKWVMGPRTEAEPDVDDEKCLACSRCSEICPSPDGECLGCGECVRACPSGARSLSVRYRGLVYRVSPLK
- the frhD gene encoding coenzyme F420-reducing hydrogenase, FrhD protein, coding for MLGFLERRVLIVGCGNKLFGDDGFGPAVIEEMERREWEHPDVEILDAGAGAPQNVFSLIDEDSKVEYMIVIDAVDVGAEPGTLLEFGPEDLDPDHRVIPVDAHGWSIESALLDLNEKVGLDFRILGCQVKELPIPEVQPGLSDPVRKAVPKAADRAIELAERYLSGETR
- a CDS encoding 50S ribosomal protein L31e, whose product is MAEVVDERVYTVPLRDAKKAPLKKRAPRAVKALRQFIERHMKAEEVKIGNDVNEKIWERGIKKPPSKIRVRAVKYADGTVKVMLAE
- a CDS encoding signal recognition particle protein Srp54 — protein: MIGFADKLAEIAKKIKGASIIDEDFVKEVVRDVQRALLEADVDVRLVLELSKRIEKRALEEEPPTGVPKRDYLLRIVYEELVELLGGEKTEGLDIDLSRDVNIIMLVGLYGMGKTTTAAKLARYLQRKGYRVGLVGADPYRPAAGEQLRQLAEEVDVPAHVENVDDAVEMAVKGVEALKDECDVVIVDTAGRDRLSEDLIDELREMAERIEPHEVLLVLDATIGQKAGDHAEAFHDAVQLTGVVITKLDTSAKGGGALSAVARTGAPIKFVGTGERVDDLEEFNPKSFVARLLGIGDIDELLRRTEEMLEEEEKAEDVLEGKFTLKDLYEQLETLNKMGPVDKLLQYVPGMGGGRNVRKVSQITEERLKKYKVIMDSMTEKELENPEILNKSRIRRIAIGSGTSERDVIELLNHYRMMKDVIEDIQSGRIPRIGGELGRVIRNVLRG
- the rpl18a gene encoding 50S ribosomal protein L18Ae, with amino-acid sequence MSEVKVFEVRGTFRMGDEPRQPFTRQVPATSEEEALEKVYSDLGSEHGVSRTEIQIEEIREIDISKVEDPILRRLLGVEE
- a CDS encoding shikimate kinase; its protein translation is MGEGTAYAAGTIVNAISAKKGCAYAIDLTVSVKAELSDSTEIHTDVEDTSLVEQCVKVVGEHVGQELNFEIEVDSEIPVAMGLASSSAVSNAVVEALLKELGREPEPLEVVRLGAEASIRADVTVTGAYDDACASYLGGLVLTLNDQRRILDIRELPYPYAVILLPGGKVETSDVDVNRLELLAPAAETAFRRAMTGDYRGAMMINSAVYCSALGHEFEPVVEALEAGAAAAGLSGTGPAFVALCETKSDVREVSEVWSDRGEVLETRTVGPERARGAQT
- the ftsY gene encoding signal recognition particle-docking protein FtsY yields the protein MFGKMKSVLSRVKEKVSKRVEERAGEAKEAKVKEVETMSEDLKKPTLKERMKRVVKREVTITEADIEDILDELELELIRNDVAVEVAESIREELKKELVGRRVKGKSEIPKTVEEGLREALLSVLEPEREVDLIETVEKARRDGRPAIIMFVGVNGSGKTTTIAKVAKLLKDRGYSVVIAAADTFRAAAIEQLEEHAERLGVTLIKGERGDDPTAVAFNAVQHAEAKGKDVVLVDTAGRAYTDVNLMEELKKMKRVLEPDLVVFVGDALAGNDAIEQAKTFHEYVGIDCAILTKVDADAKGGAVLSISKVTGAPILYLGVGQDYDDLKAFSSEWFVERVIGGEES
- a CDS encoding DNA-binding protein encodes the protein MTDPELERIRRKKIMELQRKLEESQEKKVEEEREKKTLEEAQRRAMLRRILTPEARERLARVRLARPQLAQAVENYLLQMAQTGQLREKIDEDQLKRILKQVSDATRKEYRIRFKRK
- a CDS encoding 30S ribosomal protein S19e, producing the protein MYDAYVVPGSELVERLAEKLKDFEEIKPPEWAKYVKTGRHKERPPEDQDWWYMRAASILRRVYMDGPVGISRLRTYYGGRQDRGARPERFRKGSGAIIRKILQQLEEAGLIEKTEEGRVVTPEGRSLVDSTAHEIAREKGYTDKFTSPI
- the yhbY gene encoding ribosome assembly RNA-binding protein YhbY is translated as MTQVKRLSGKERRALRARAILLDPVVKIGKKGLTSGVIQEVDRQLEERGLIKVRFERNILRRYDRKELAEELARKVNAELIDVRGRTAVLFRPREGWRRFHGLSR
- a CDS encoding ribonuclease P protein component 4; translated protein: MRRIALERTERLLRLARTVYYEDPDRARRYVELARRIAMKARVKLPKHLKRSFCKRCNTPLIPGVTARVRLRQNRMPHVSVTCLECGYIYRYPYLREVKERRRRRMEG
- a CDS encoding translation initiation factor IF-6, with the protein product MTVVKASVHGDPNVGAWIAASEEYAVIAPKVPDDIVERMKEALDVEVVRTTVAGSNLVGALLAVNSNGALFPRHAREYEIRAVRELGVEVDVLPSKMNAVGNLVLTNDYGALVHPDLDDHALEVIESVLGGKVVRGELGGVKTVGSAGVANSKGAVVHPGATEEEMERVSEVLGVDVEVGTVNRGSPYVGVGVVVNSKGAVVGEDTTGPELARLEDALYLI
- a CDS encoding chorismate mutase, which translates into the protein MLEELRREIDRIDERLLDAVIDRLKVAREIGRVKAQEGLPLTDEEREKELRERWRKRFKTEGLDPALADIVLASILKVSKKVQRGVIEDG
- a CDS encoding flippase, yielding MPLLKLVKGSLTVLVGSLFLRLGGYVYRLLVGRLLGPDGYGIVSSTMVIQTIVMFLATFGVPPAVARYVAKYHALGEGTKVRQFIVVPTLVLVALSTLAALILALAAPYLTSWYFHNPRLYTPLLITAIGLPFAAFASCVRGVFQGFQDMRRYVLTQFVEQGTRVGGAPALILAGYGPTGAVFASATLAYATSGLYGAAKLRSEYLPKIPREDEPLPPNRVAKSALTFGLPVALTGIADMIQSNVDLLVIGYFLGTIWVGYYDAAGPIARLPTTLCAAVATALLPAASEAEALKDERTLRQYAHIAIKTMWTLLIPVAVLTGVLAEPLITLFFGPAFRPGAQALYVLPTAMAFIVVFRSCASLLQGIGRERLPLVVLSFSLVANVVLNAIMVPKWGIFGASVATAISDWLAMILIVRAVMVHAKTHLKLRWVLVPVIAGVAAWFTTEWSMLLTHGSLLKLLLGSAVGALTYSILLVVLGGVSDLEWELLEKGARRVGSPGIVRVVRLARSLELLGRIKP
- the pfdA gene encoding prefoldin subunit alpha, whose protein sequence is MTEKKNEQEIQQELQRLIVEINRLQGQMEAINAQIDLIESSISELNRVEETLKGVKELEGDEEVLVPVGAQSFVRACVTDTERVIVGIGAGVAVERTIDEALESIDGQRQELEKARAEAQQKLQELAQELQEKQRKAQELAQQLEGAQRTVQQSSGE
- a CDS encoding 50S ribosomal protein L39e, whose translation is MARVKPLGKKLRMAKAIKQNRRVPPWVVAKTGGRVIDNPKRRHWRRSKLKP